A stretch of DNA from Nitratireductor thuwali:
GTCGAGATCGTCGAGATGGTGCTGGCCGGCTCCATCAACAAGGAGATTGTCGCCCTGATCAACGCCGAGGGCGAATGGGCCATCGGCCTGTGCGGCAAGGACGGCAACATGGTCTTCGCCGAAAAGGCCCACAAGACCGTTACCGACCCCGATTCCAACATCGAGCGCGTGCTCGATCTGGGCTTCGTCGGCGAGCCGGTGGAGGTGGACCGCACGCTGCTCGACCTCCTGGCGCGTTCCGAGATGATCCCGGTAATCGCCCCCGTGGCGCCCGGCCGCGACGGCCACACCTACAACATCAATGCCGACACCTTCGCCGGCGCCATCGCCGGCGCCGTCAGGGCCTCGCGCCTTCTGTTCCTGACCGACGTTCCGGGCGTCCTCGACAAGGACATGAAGCTCATCGACGAGCTCACCGTCGCCGAAGCCCGCGCCCTCATCAGGGACGGCACCATCTCCGGCGGCATGATCCCCAAGGTGGAAACCTGCATCGAAGCCATCGAGCGCGGCGTCGAGGGCGTCGTCATCCTCAACGGAAAGACCGCCCATTCGGTGCTGCTGGAACTCTTCACCGAGCACGGCGCCGGCACGCTGATCGTTCCCTGACAGACTGTCGCGTCAGACCAGCACCAGCACGATGATCCCCGCCACGATCAAGGCGCAGCCTGCCACCTCCGTCGCGTTGATCTTCTCCCGGAAGAAATAGACCGTGGAGGCGAAGGTGAAGATCATCTCGATCTGCGCCAGCGCCTTCACCACCGCCGCCTGCTGCAGCGTCATCGCCGCGAACCACCCGAACGAGGCCGAGGCGCCGACGAGGCCGACGAAGAGCGAGGCTTTCCAGGCCTTGGCGATATGCGCCAGCTCCGCCCGTTCCTTCCACACGATCCAGCCGAGCATGACCACCGTCTGAAAGAAGATGGTGAACAGCAGCGTGGTCGCCGCCTGCATCATGAAATTCGGGCCGCCGAGCGACAGGGAGGCGGCGCGGTAGGCCACCGCCGCTACGCCGAACAAGGTGCCTGAAGCAAGCCCGATCAGCGCGTTGCGGCTGACCAGCGAGGCGAGCAGGTTGCGCCAGCTCATCGGCACATGGGCCACCGAGATCGCCATCACGCCGAGCACCGTGATGGCGATGGCGACGAGCGCGCCGGCGCCGGCAAGTTCGCCGAGGAAGATCAGCCCGAAAACGGCCGCCTGCGCCGGCTCGGTGCGCGAATAAGCCGTTCCCACGGCAAAGTTGCGGAACGAGAACAGATGGATCAGAAGAAACGTCGCGCCGATCTGCGTCAGCCCGCCGACGACGACCCAGGCAAGGAAGCCGCCATTGGGCCGGGCAAGCGGGTAGCCGGCCGCCAGATGAAGCAGCGCGAGGAACAGCGCCGCGAACGGCAGGCCGAAGCCGAACCGCACGAAGGTTGCCCCGGTCGTGCCCATCACGCCCTTCAGATGCTTCTGCGCGGCCGACCGCAGGTTCTGCAGGAAGGCGGCGACAATCGTGATGGGGATCCAAAGTTCCATGCAGAAGTCCGGGAGAACGGGCGGAAGGCGTGCCCGGATTACCCCCGTTGCAGGTCCGGCGCAACACCAGCACCGGGGGCGGCCTATTGCGGCTCCGGCGGATAATGCAGGCAGGGGTCGAGCCGGATATGGTCCTCGTCGATCACGTTCAGCCCGCCGCTCAGTATCACCCGGTCGCCGACCTTGTAGTCGTTGATCCGGTATGTGATGCAGAGAACCTGCGGATCCGGCGCCTCGCACGCCGCCATATAGCCCAGCGTTCCGTCATGCTCGACCATGGTCAGCGAACCGACGACGTCGATCACGATCAACTCGTCGTCCTTGGGCTGGAGCTGCGCCAGCTTTTCCCGCAGCGCGCCGCACTCCGCCTCGAAGCTGGGCGCCGGCTGGGCCTGTGCGCCGAGGGGCCAGAAAAACGCCGCGAGCATGATGCCCACGGCCGAATGCGTTGTGCCCCGCACGGCGCTCTCCCGTCAGTTGGATCAGGGGTTCATTGGCGGCAAGAAGCGCGACAATAATATGGCAGGTCCCGCGGGAATCACGCCGCCGTCGCCTGGGGCGGGAGAATGACCATGTTGCGGCCCTTGGCCTTGGCCTCGTAGAGCCTTTTGTCGGCCACGCTCATCAGCTCGGTGAACGTGGCGCCCGCCTCGGCGGTCGCGACGCCGATGCTGACGGTAAGCCGCACCAGGCTGCCGTCGGGCGCGGCAAAGCCGGCCTCTTCGACGGCTTTCCTGATTCGCTCGGCCACCTTGGACGCCTCCTTGAGGTCGGCCTCGACGAGGAATATGCCGAACTCCTCGCCCCCCAGCCGCCCCCGATGATCCGTCCGCCGGGTGCAGCCGCCGATCGCCGAGGCGATCCGGCGCAGCGCCTCGTCGCCCGTCAGATGCCCGAAGCGGTCGTTGATCTGCTTGAAATTGTCGGCGTCGGCGATCAGCAGCGAGCCCGCCTTTCCGGCGCCTTCCGACCCCTCGACCGCCTCGATGAAGGCGCCCCGGTTGAGGAGGCCCGTAAGGCTGTCGAGGCGCGCTCTTTCGGCGAGTTCGCGGTGCACGTCGGTCAGTTCGCGGTGGGCGGCCCGCAGCCTCTCATGGGCATCGGCCACCCTGCGCCTTTGATTGTAGGTGTAGGCGCTCGCCGGAAAGGCAATCGCGGTGGGGCACAGGATGCACATCGCAAGAGCCGCCGAATCCATTTCGCGGCCGAGCACTGTCAATGCCATCCAGCCGATGGCGACAGACGCCAGGATCGATACGGCCGTCGAAACCGAGGCGTGAAAGAACACTTTCCTCATGCTGCACTCCCGATGCGGGCGCAACATGACAAAGCTCCTTTGCCGCTTCCTTTCCGACTTACTTAAAGTTTGAGGCAGCAGGTGCAAATCTGCCATAAGGAGCCATGACCAACCGCCCCGATCCATCCAGATTCGCCCACGTCACCGACTGGGTCTTCGATCTCGACAACACGCTTTATCCCCATCACAGCGATCTGTTCTCGCAGATCGACGTGAAGATGACGGCCTATGTCTCCGAACTCCTGTCGATGCCCCGCGATGAAGCGCGGGCGCTTCAGAAGCAGCTTTACCGCGACCACGGCACGACGTTGAAGGGGCTGATGGAGGCCTACCGCGTCGACCCGGACGATTTCCTGGAAAAGGTCCACGACATCGACTATTCCTGGCTTGATCCGAACCCCGAGCTGGGCGAGGCGATAAGCGCTCTGCCCGGCCGCAAGTTTATCTTCACCAATGGCGACCGCAACCATGCCGAACGCGCGGCCCGGCAGCTCGGCGTGCTCGACCATTTCGAGGATATTTTCGACATCGTCGCCGCCGGGCTGGAGCCCAAGCCTTCAAAGGCGACCTATGACCGATTTGTCGACCTGCATGCCGTGGTCGGCTCGAACGCCGTGATGTTCGAGGATCTGGCCCGCAATCTCCGCGTGCCCAAGGCGCTGGGCATGACCACGGTGCTGATCGTGCCGAAGAATTTCGAGCCGACCTTCACCGAGATATGGGAGCAGGATCCCTATGAGGAGGACGACGTCGATTTCGTGACCGACGATCTCACCGTCTTCCTGCGCACCATCCTTCAGGACAAGCGGTAGGCCTCACCTGCCGCGCCGCGCTCGGTCGTTGCGCTCGGCGGCGCGTTCGAGCTTGCGTTCCGTCGCCGCCGTCTTCTTGTCGCCATACATCGCCGAGCCGATCGCGCGGTTTGCACGCGTGTCACGTTCGATCCGCTCGGTTGCCGTCTCCTTCTCGGCATCCTTGGCCTGTTCGGGCTGCGACTTGGTGGCGTGGCCGAGATCCTTGGCCTGCTGCTTGTTCATGACGTCCTTGTCGGGAACGGTTTTGGGCATGGCGGAGCCTCCTTGCCTCGACGGCCTTGATACGTCCGGATGGACGCACGGCGCTGTAACGCCGATCTTGCGCCGGGCGTTCCAGGGCCGGCGACAAAACCGGCCCCGGAAGTCGTTTCACGGTTTCGGTGAAATGCCGAAACGAGCGCCGTCAGTGCTGGTGGGCTTCGCCCCGGCCGGCGCTGGCCGGCTTCACCGGAAGGTCCATCTCCACCGCGCCGGCCTTCTCGAATTCCAGGATCACCGGCACCGTCTGGCCCTCCTCGAACCGCTCTTCCACGTCCATGAACATGAGATGCAGGCCGCCCGGCTTCAGCTCGACGCGCTCGCCGGCGGGAATTTCCAGCCCCCCTTCGACGGGCCGCATGGTCATCACCTCGTTGACGACCTTCATCGTGTGGATTTCCACCTTGCCGGCCCGCGGCGAGCGCACGGAAACCAGCCTGTCGGCGCTTTCGCCCGTGTTCACGATGTCCAGATAGGCGCCGCCCGTGGGCTGGCCCGGCAGCATGGCGCGCGCCCATGGGGCCGCGATTTCCAGCGCGCCGGCGGAAACGGTCGCCTCATGCTGATGGCCGGCCGTCTCCGCCGCCAGGATGGTCAGCGCGGGAGCCGGCCTTTCGAGCGAATGGGAATCCTGGCCTTGCGCAGGCTCCTCCACCCATTCGGCCTTGCCTTCGGCGCAGGTCTGAACGGTCTTGAAAAAGAGCCGCTGGCCTTCCTCGACACCGGCAAGCGTGCCGCGCAGGGCGAACTCGTCATAGTGGCCGTCGTCCAGCGAGCCGCCCTTCCAGGTGACGGCGACAGGCCCGGAACCGACCTCCCTGCCGTGCAGCGTATAGGTCCTGGCGTAGTCGCCCTGTTCGATGTCGATCGTCCACCCGGCCTTCGGCATCGGCTTGGCGCCGACGAAGCCTTCGGGAAGCTGAACCCTCACCGCCGTCGTGGGCTGGCCGTCGCAGCCATGCGGAACGCCCAGCACGGCCTTGAACGGGCCCGGCGCGGCCTGGTCCTGCTGGAGCGATACATGCGCCGAAGCCGTGGGTACGAGATAGGTGAAAAACGAAGCCGCCGCCGCGGCGGCAATGACATTGCGGTACATTTCGATAATCCTTTCGATGTGCTTTGTGGGTCGCGCCGGCCATGCCGGACGTTTCACGTCGAAAAGGGAGGCCCGCGTATGGAGGGCGGCGCCCCGGCGCTGGCGCCCTCGGCCGCATGGCCGCGTGCGGGGGCGGGAAGCCGCGCGCCGGGCCGGTCGGCAACGGACATCGGAGCGTCCGCGCGGGCATCCATGCCCATGCCCGTCGCGCACAGGTGGCCGGCGGGGCAGAGCGGGCATTCCGGCCCGCCCCGGCCATGCTCCGGCTTGTCCGCCATGTTCAGCGGATTGCACAATATGTCGAGACCGGCAAACCGGGCCGCCTTGGCCGCCGCCAGCGGCTGCAGCGTGCCGGCAAACAGCAGCAGCACCGCCAGCGCGGCAAAAAGCGCCCGGTCCCGCCGAAGCGTGGCAAACCAGCCTGGTTGTCTGCGCGCCTTGCTCATGCGCAACGAATAGCGCGCCCGCCGCCCGGACGCCAGCACCCCGCCTGCGGCATTGGCGCGCTGGTTCTACAATCGCGATCCACCGCTGCGCTCCCTCGCCCCCCCTCTGTCCTGCCGGACATCTCCCCCTCGAGGGGCGAGATCATCTCTGCATCGATGTTTCGCTTGATCTTTAAAAGATTGGCGAAACCGGCCGTCATAGCCAATCTCCCCCCTTGAGGGGGAGATGTCCGGCAGGACAGAGGGGGGCGAGGGAGCGCAGCGGTAAATCACAACCGCCCATAACCCCTACAACTCGTAAAACTCCGCCACCTTCGCCCAGGCTTCCTCTGCCGTGTCGACGAAGGTGATCAGCTCGTCGTCGCCGGGCGAAATGGTGCCCTGCTCAGCTAGGTAGGGCAGGTTGATGGCGTGCTTCCAGAACGCCTTGCCGAACAGGATCACCGGCATCCGCTC
This window harbors:
- the argB gene encoding acetylglutamate kinase encodes the protein MTDIAGTAEAQARLLSAALPYMQRYENKTVVVKYGGHAMGDPMLGQAFARDIALLKQSGVNPIVVHGGGPQIAAMLKKMGIESKFEGGLRVTDAKTVEIVEMVLAGSINKEIVALINAEGEWAIGLCGKDGNMVFAEKAHKTVTDPDSNIERVLDLGFVGEPVEVDRTLLDLLARSEMIPVIAPVAPGRDGHTYNINADTFAGAIAGAVRASRLLFLTDVPGVLDKDMKLIDELTVAEARALIRDGTISGGMIPKVETCIEAIERGVEGVVILNGKTAHSVLLELFTEHGAGTLIVP
- a CDS encoding DMT family transporter, with the translated sequence MELWIPITIVAAFLQNLRSAAQKHLKGVMGTTGATFVRFGFGLPFAALFLALLHLAAGYPLARPNGGFLAWVVVGGLTQIGATFLLIHLFSFRNFAVGTAYSRTEPAQAAVFGLIFLGELAGAGALVAIAITVLGVMAISVAHVPMSWRNLLASLVSRNALIGLASGTLFGVAAVAYRAASLSLGGPNFMMQAATTLLFTIFFQTVVMLGWIVWKERAELAHIAKAWKASLFVGLVGASASFGWFAAMTLQQAAVVKALAQIEMIFTFASTVYFFREKINATEVAGCALIVAGIIVLVLV
- a CDS encoding GGDEF domain-containing protein, whose product is MRKVFFHASVSTAVSILASVAIGWMALTVLGREMDSAALAMCILCPTAIAFPASAYTYNQRRRVADAHERLRAAHRELTDVHRELAERARLDSLTGLLNRGAFIEAVEGSEGAGKAGSLLIADADNFKQINDRFGHLTGDEALRRIASAIGGCTRRTDHRGRLGGEEFGIFLVEADLKEASKVAERIRKAVEEAGFAAPDGSLVRLTVSIGVATAEAGATFTELMSVADKRLYEAKAKGRNMVILPPQATAA
- a CDS encoding pyrimidine 5'-nucleotidase; its protein translation is MTNRPDPSRFAHVTDWVFDLDNTLYPHHSDLFSQIDVKMTAYVSELLSMPRDEARALQKQLYRDHGTTLKGLMEAYRVDPDDFLEKVHDIDYSWLDPNPELGEAISALPGRKFIFTNGDRNHAERAARQLGVLDHFEDIFDIVAAGLEPKPSKATYDRFVDLHAVVGSNAVMFEDLARNLRVPKALGMTTVLIVPKNFEPTFTEIWEQDPYEEDDVDFVTDDLTVFLRTILQDKR
- a CDS encoding DUF1775 domain-containing protein — encoded protein: MYRNVIAAAAAASFFTYLVPTASAHVSLQQDQAAPGPFKAVLGVPHGCDGQPTTAVRVQLPEGFVGAKPMPKAGWTIDIEQGDYARTYTLHGREVGSGPVAVTWKGGSLDDGHYDEFALRGTLAGVEEGQRLFFKTVQTCAEGKAEWVEEPAQGQDSHSLERPAPALTILAAETAGHQHEATVSAGALEIAAPWARAMLPGQPTGGAYLDIVNTGESADRLVSVRSPRAGKVEIHTMKVVNEVMTMRPVEGGLEIPAGERVELKPGGLHLMFMDVEERFEEGQTVPVILEFEKAGAVEMDLPVKPASAGRGEAHQH